Below is a genomic region from Demequina sp..
CCCACGTCACCCTCGAGGGCTACCTGAGGGCGCCGGAGGAGGCGACCCCAGCGTCGGGCAGCGAAGGCGAGGCGATTCCGGGGACCGTGTGGAACGACACCATCTCGCCGAGCGAGCTCGCGCAGACCTGGCCGCCGCCGCTGTACTCGGCCGTGTTCTCCTCCTTTGATGGCAGCGAGAGTTGGGAGCCGCTGCCACCCCCGCCGCCCGAGGAGCACGTCAACCTCCGCTCGATTCTGTACGCACTCGAGTGGTGGCTGTTCGGCGCCTTCGCCGTGTTCGTCGCGATCCGCTGGCTGCGGGACAATGGCCGCGAGACCCCAAGCCACGAGGAGAGCCACGCGTGACCGACGCTGCCCTTGACCCGCGAGTGAGCGGCGCCCTGACGCGGTACCGCGTCATGGCCGTCATCACCGGAACGTTCCTGCTGCTGGTGTTCACGGGGGTGATCCTCAAGTACGTGTTGAGGATCGACAACCCCACGGTCGTGACGATCACCGGCTATATCGCGATGGTCCACGGCTGGATCTACGTCATCTACCTGATCACGACGATCCACCTCTGGCTGCTCATGCACTGGGGGCTGGGGCGCCTCGTAGTCATGGGCCTCGGCGGCATCGTGCCGTTCCTCTCCTTCATCCTCGAGCACCGCATCGCGCTGGAGGTCAAGGCGGCGCGCGCCGGTACCCTAGACGCGTGAGCACAGCCCACCGTCCCGTCCTTGTTGTCGACTGCGGGGCGCAGTACGCCCAGCTCATCGCGCGCCGCGTGCGCGAGGCGCACGTCTATTCGGAGATCGTGCCCCACTCCATGAGCGCCGCGGCGATGCTCGAGAAGAACCCGGCCGCCGTGATTCTCTCCGGCGGCCCCTCCTCCGTGTACGAGCCGGGAGCCCCCGTCATCGATCCCGCGCTGTTTGAGTCCGGGGTGCCGGTCATGGGCATCTGCTACGGCTTCCAGGCCATGGCGCAGGCGCTCGGCGGCACGGTCGCGCGGACCGGGTTGCGTGAGTACGGGCGCACCCAGGTGCAGGTGTCCGACGCTGGGACGGCTTTGGCGGGCAGCCCAAGCGAGCAGCAGGTCTGGATGAGCCACGGCGACTCGGTGCAGGCCGCGCCTGAGGGCTTCACGGTGCTCGCGACCACCGAGGGCGCCCCCGTTGCCGCATTCGAGGACGTCGCGCGGCGCATGAGCGGGGTGCAGTGGCATCCCGAGGTCAAGCACTCTCCGCTCGGCCAGGCCGCCATCGAGAACTTCCTGTACCGGATAGCAGGCATTTCGCCCGACTGGACCAGCGCGGGCGTGATCGACGAGCAGGTCGCACGCATCCGCGAGCAGGTTGGATCCGCGCGCGTCATCTGCGGGCTGTCTGGGGGAGTGGATTCTGCCGTGGCCGCCGCGCTCGTGCACCGCACCGTTGGCGACCAGCTCACGTGCATCTTCGTTGACCACGGCCTGCTGCGGGCAGGCGAGGCTGAGCAGGTGGAGCGCGACTTCGTAGCGTCCACGGGCGTGAACCTCGTTGTCGCAGACGAGAAGGCACGGTTCCTTGACGCGCTCGCTGGCGTGACCGATCCAGAGACCAAGCGCAAGATCATCGGCCGCGAGTTCATCCGCGCGTTCGAGGAACAGGCGAGCAAGCTTGTGTACAACGCGGCACTGGGCGAGGAGGTGCGCTTCCTCGTGCAGGGAACGCTCTACCCCGACGTCGTGGAGTCCGGAGGCGGCGAAGGTGCCGCGACCATCAAGAGCCACCACAACGTCGGCGGCCTTCCGGACGATCTCAAGTTCGACCTGGTGGAGCCCCTGCGCGCGCTGTTCAAGGACGAGGTGCGGGCCGTGGGGCTTGAGCTTGGGCTGCCGGAGGAGATCGTCTGGCGCCAGCCGTTCCCCGGACCTGGCCTCGGCATTCGCATCATCGGCGAGGTCACTCACGACCGGCTCGAGGTGCTGCGCGCGGCCGACGCCATCGCGCGCGCCGAACTCAGCGCCGCCGGGCTCGACCGCGACATCTGGCAGTGCCCCGTGGTGCTGCTCGCGGACGTCCGCTCCGTTGGCGTCCAGGGGGACGGCCGCACCTACGGCCACCCGGTGGTGCTGCGCCCCGTGTCGTCAGAGGACGCCATGACCGCCGACTGGACGCGCGTGCCCTACGACGTGCTCGAGCGCATCTCCACCCGCATCACCAATGAGGTGCGCGAGGTCAACCGCGTGGTTCTCGACGTCACGTCGAAGCCCCCGGGCACCATCGAGTGGGAGTAGGCGGCGAGCTCAGCGCCGCCCCCTAGCTGTCTTCGGTGCCCGACGCTTCGGCGAGTTGGGGCTCTTCCGTAACCACAGCGTCGTTCATAACTACGGCGTCGTTCATGACTACGGCGTCGGGCTGGCTGTGCACCTTGCGCGGCCTCACCGACGCGAGAGCGGACACCACGAGCCAGCCGCCGAGCACGAACAGACCCACGATCACGACGTTGGTGAGATTGACCTCGGTACCGCTGAGCGCGTACATCGCCGCGACGGCGGCGCCGGTGACAATGAGCCCCCAGAGGGCGCCCGTGACCCGCTGCATGGGGGAGAGTCGAAGCTCCTTCATGATCAGTCCTCCTCGATCCACAGGCTCATGTTGCCCGCGCCCTGGTTGTCGTCGAGCCGCACGGTGAGCACCGGCTTGTCGGAGTTCGTCAGCACCACCGCATCGGTGGCCCCGTAGTTGGTGTCGCAGTTCACGTCTCGGTCCGGCCAGAAGATGGAAGCGCCGGTCGCCCACCCGTTCTCGTCATCGCTCGTGTGGTCCACGACGACGACCCGGAGACTGGTGCCCTCCGGGATGACGAGGCGCGTGTTCTGGGAGGTGACCGTGATGGTCTGGTCCGCGGGCACGCTCGAGAGTCGCACCGTGCCCTCGGTGTCCGGCGTGGCAAGGTCCTCGGTCTGATAGCACGAGCCGCTGATCGCCACCGTCTCGTACGCAAGGAACGCGGCGGAAGGGTCGAAGGCGGGCGGAGGGGTGTAGACGGGCTCTGGCTCGCCGACTGTGACGTCGTGGTACGAGTCCTGCCACCAGATCCGCCAGTCCCCATCGGCGTAGTGCTCGCGCAACTGGGGAGCCATGCCGATCGCCACGCCCACCGGGATCAGGGCGAGCACGGATACGAAGCCGAGAAAGCCGAGCTTGCGGCCCCGGAGCGCCGTGATGACAAGGATCAGTCCGAGCCCCGCAACGTAGATGACGCCGCCGGCCACCACGGGGAACACCGCGAGTCGGTCGGTGCTCCACAGGTAGAGCGTGATCGCCGCGGAGATCGGGAACAGCGCCAGCGCAAGGAGATAGCCGAGCTTGCCGGGGCCGGGCACGTGCGGGCGTGGCTGACGGGGTGGCGCGGTGTAGACGGGAGCGCTCGGCGGCACAAACTGGCCCGACGCCATGGCGGGCATGGCGGCATAGGTGACCGGAGCGTCGGGCACCGTGGCGGGCGCTGGGGACTGTGCTGGCTCGGCGGCGGGCTCGGCGGCCGCGTCGGGGGCTACGTCGGCCGCAGGTGGCGCGGGGATCGTGCCGTCCGGGAGGCGCGCGAAGCCCTGTGCGGGATTGGCGCTCTTCGAGGAGTTGACGGCCCAGATGATGAGCCACACCAGGCCGGCCACAATGGCGAGCGGGATCAGGATGAGGAACACCCTGCCAAGACCTGGGAAGCCGTATCCCGCGTTTCCCATGGCGGGCATGTTCGATAGCCAGCCCCAGCCACCCGAGACCGCATTGCGATCGAGGAAGATGAGGCCGAACACCGTGAGGATGCCGATCACGACAAGCGAGCCCACGTTGGGGCGGCCGCGGCCGAAGTCCTGGATGACGATGCGGCCCTCAGTGTCTGGCAGGAGGGCCCACCCCGCCGCATACGCGAGCAGCACGAGGCCGCCGGTGAAGATGCCGATGAGCACGAAGATGAGCCGTGTGGGGGCCGGGGCCATCCCGATGCGGTTGCCGACGCCGGCGAGCACGCCGCCCATCACTCGGCTGTCCGAGCGAACGATTCCCCACGACCGGATGGTCGAGAAGAACGCCGCCTCTTGGGGGGTTCCGTTGACACGAGTGGCTCCTTTTCTCTTGCCTCGCTGCAAGTGTGCGTGCCGCGGCTTGGCGCCCGCCATGAGGTAAGCCCCTGATTCGGACCCTGAATGAACCCTTGCGTCCGGGCCCTGGCGCCCTGACGTGTGTGACGATTGGCGCGTGACGGCAACCCCCAGAGCTCCGCGCGCCACTCGCGTTGCGCGCCCGCTTGAGCGCCCGTCGGCGCCCAGGCTCTGGTGGCGCGCGCTGGTGGGGTTGGCGATGCTGGGGACGGCCGTGGTGCTGGCGCTGGGCCAGGGCGACGACCTGGCCGTACCCCCGTGGTTGATCCCGCTCATCATCTACTCGGCGGCCGTGGTGCTCGTGTGGAGCCCGCTCGACGCGGTGGTCGCCGCTGACGCGCGACGGCCCGACGTGGTCTCGCTTGTCTCGCGCGACGCGTGGCTGCGGATCGTCATCGGCTGGGTGGCCGCGGCGTTCGCCGTGTGGCTGTTCGCCATCAGCCCGTTCACGACGTCTCCTTTGGTGCGGACCTGGGTGGTTGTTGGGGTGGCCATGATCGCGACCGCCCTCCTGCTCGCCCCGTGGTGGCTGCGGCTCATCCGCCAGGTCACCGTGGAGCGCGAGAGGCGGGTTCGCGAGTTCGAGCGCGCGGAGATCGCCGCCCACCTGCACGACTCCGTGCTGCAGACGCTCACGCTCATCCGCGCGCACGCGACCGAGCCGGAGACGGTCGCCCGACTGGCTCGCGCCCAGGAGCGCGACCTGCGCGCGTATCTCTACCAGGAGCGACGCTCCCCGTCGGATTCGGTAGCTGCCGCCCTCACCGCCGCGATCAACGAGGTCGAGGACGCACTCGGGACTGCCATCGAGGTCGTTACCGTGGGCGACGTGCCCACCACGCCCGCCCTCGCCGCTGCGGTGAGCGCCGCGAGAGAGGCGGCGACAAACGCGGCCCGCCACGGCGTCGGGCCCATCTCCGTGTATGCCGAGGTGACGCCGGGAGGCTACGAGGTGTTCGTGCGCGACGCGGGCCCCGGCTTTGACCCCGAAGCCGTTTCCGAGGACCGCCTGGGGATTCGCAACTCGATCGTTGGGCGCGTCCGGAGGGCAGGCGGCGACGCGTCGGTGAAGTCCGCGCCAGGGGAGCCGACCGAAGTGACCATCTCCGTCCCGCGAGAGGAGCAGAAGTGACCGTGCGAGTAGTGGTGGTCGACGACCACGACGTGATCCGCGTCGGGGTGCGCGAGTCTTTGGATGCCGATATCGAGGTGGTGGGCGAGGCCCGCGACGTCGAGGGCGCGATCGAGGCCGTGCGGGTGACCCGCCCCGAGGTCGTCATTCTCGATGTGCATCTGCCAGGGGGAACCGGCGGCGGGGCGCTCGATGTGCTGGCCGAGGTACTGGGTGGCGCTGGCGCGCCGCGCGTGCTGGCCCTGTCCGTGTCCGATGCCGCGGAGGACGTGGTCGCCGTGGTGCGCGCCGGCGCTCGCGGCTACGTCACCAAGTCCATCTCCGGGCCCGACCTGAGCGACGCGGTGCGGCGCGTAGCCACGGGAGACGCGGTGTTCTCGCCGCGACTGGCCGGGTTCGTTCTTGACGCCTTCAACGCGGCCGGCGGCGAGGTCGCGGCCGCGGACGAGGACCTCGACAAGCTCACCGAGCGTGAGCAGGAGGTCATGCGGCTGATCGCGCGCGGATACACGTACAAGGAGGTGGGGGCGAAGCTCTTCATCTCCGTCAAGACCGTGGAGACCCACGTGGGGAAGGTGCTGCACAAGCTGCAGCTGTCGAACCGGCACGAGCTCGCGCACTGGGCGGCAAGGCGCGGGATCGCGTAGGGCGAGTCCTGGGGCCATCCCCCAACGCGGTTTAGGCAGACTACGCATACCTCAGGCCGACTTTGGGGCTCGCCTAGGCACGTTACGCATACCTTGCGGTCGTGACTCGCCAGCACCACCGCGCGCCCGGCGACAGCTTGTTGTGACTCGCCAAACTCCCAAGGTATGCGTGACCTGCCTAAACCGCGCGACTTTGGTTCCCAAGGTATGCGTGGGTTGCCTAAACCGCGGGGAGCGGTGCGCGGGGCGGCGCGTCAGCCCAGCAGCGACACGGCGCGCGCGATCACAAGCGCAAGGATCA
It encodes:
- a CDS encoding DUF3817 domain-containing protein, yielding MTDAALDPRVSGALTRYRVMAVITGTFLLLVFTGVILKYVLRIDNPTVVTITGYIAMVHGWIYVIYLITTIHLWLLMHWGLGRLVVMGLGGIVPFLSFILEHRIALEVKAARAGTLDA
- the guaA gene encoding glutamine-hydrolyzing GMP synthase; amino-acid sequence: MSTAHRPVLVVDCGAQYAQLIARRVREAHVYSEIVPHSMSAAAMLEKNPAAVILSGGPSSVYEPGAPVIDPALFESGVPVMGICYGFQAMAQALGGTVARTGLREYGRTQVQVSDAGTALAGSPSEQQVWMSHGDSVQAAPEGFTVLATTEGAPVAAFEDVARRMSGVQWHPEVKHSPLGQAAIENFLYRIAGISPDWTSAGVIDEQVARIREQVGSARVICGLSGGVDSAVAAALVHRTVGDQLTCIFVDHGLLRAGEAEQVERDFVASTGVNLVVADEKARFLDALAGVTDPETKRKIIGREFIRAFEEQASKLVYNAALGEEVRFLVQGTLYPDVVESGGGEGAATIKSHHNVGGLPDDLKFDLVEPLRALFKDEVRAVGLELGLPEEIVWRQPFPGPGLGIRIIGEVTHDRLEVLRAADAIARAELSAAGLDRDIWQCPVVLLADVRSVGVQGDGRTYGHPVVLRPVSSEDAMTADWTRVPYDVLERISTRITNEVREVNRVVLDVTSKPPGTIEWE
- a CDS encoding PspC domain-containing protein, whose product is MAGAKPRHAHLQRGKRKGATRVNGTPQEAAFFSTIRSWGIVRSDSRVMGGVLAGVGNRIGMAPAPTRLIFVLIGIFTGGLVLLAYAAGWALLPDTEGRIVIQDFGRGRPNVGSLVVIGILTVFGLIFLDRNAVSGGWGWLSNMPAMGNAGYGFPGLGRVFLILIPLAIVAGLVWLIIWAVNSSKSANPAQGFARLPDGTIPAPPAADVAPDAAAEPAAEPAQSPAPATVPDAPVTYAAMPAMASGQFVPPSAPVYTAPPRQPRPHVPGPGKLGYLLALALFPISAAITLYLWSTDRLAVFPVVAGGVIYVAGLGLILVITALRGRKLGFLGFVSVLALIPVGVAIGMAPQLREHYADGDWRIWWQDSYHDVTVGEPEPVYTPPPAFDPSAAFLAYETVAISGSCYQTEDLATPDTEGTVRLSSVPADQTITVTSQNTRLVIPEGTSLRVVVVDHTSDDENGWATGASIFWPDRDVNCDTNYGATDAVVLTNSDKPVLTVRLDDNQGAGNMSLWIEED
- a CDS encoding histidine kinase — protein: MTATPRAPRATRVARPLERPSAPRLWWRALVGLAMLGTAVVLALGQGDDLAVPPWLIPLIIYSAAVVLVWSPLDAVVAADARRPDVVSLVSRDAWLRIVIGWVAAAFAVWLFAISPFTTSPLVRTWVVVGVAMIATALLLAPWWLRLIRQVTVERERRVREFERAEIAAHLHDSVLQTLTLIRAHATEPETVARLARAQERDLRAYLYQERRSPSDSVAAALTAAINEVEDALGTAIEVVTVGDVPTTPALAAAVSAAREAATNAARHGVGPISVYAEVTPGGYEVFVRDAGPGFDPEAVSEDRLGIRNSIVGRVRRAGGDASVKSAPGEPTEVTISVPREEQK
- a CDS encoding response regulator transcription factor; the protein is MTVRVVVVDDHDVIRVGVRESLDADIEVVGEARDVEGAIEAVRVTRPEVVILDVHLPGGTGGGALDVLAEVLGGAGAPRVLALSVSDAAEDVVAVVRAGARGYVTKSISGPDLSDAVRRVATGDAVFSPRLAGFVLDAFNAAGGEVAAADEDLDKLTEREQEVMRLIARGYTYKEVGAKLFISVKTVETHVGKVLHKLQLSNRHELAHWAARRGIA